In one window of Falco cherrug isolate bFalChe1 chromosome 12, bFalChe1.pri, whole genome shotgun sequence DNA:
- the F3 gene encoding tissue factor, which translates to MPPAAAAGQSLLLSALLWRLAAAGSPELPTAVNITWSSINFKTILQWQPKPSGYVYTVEIHGQTSDTKKKCIWTTETECDVTDVLRNVKETYTAHILSVMPSEMDNFEEPPFAVSEKFTPYSQTVLGKPEIQNYTQKGSKLNVVIQDPLTPYTFPNGSFQSIRDIFQHDLEYKLYYWKDQSSGKKDATTKSHVFEVSVDSTKNYCFYVQGVIPTRRENRNGQESMVLCTSIGRNILDEYGAEVFIITAVIAIAVITLAIVLPVILCKRKKAKAAREKEPLNGV; encoded by the exons ATGCCgccagccgccgccgcgggaCAGTCCCTGCTGCTGAGCGCCCTGCTGTGGCGCCTGGCCGCCGCCG GCAGTCCAGAACTACCAACAGCAGTTAATATAACTTGGTCTTCAATCAATTTTAAAACTATACTACAGTggcaaccaaaaccatcaggtTACGTCTATACAGTAGAAATACACGG GCAGACAtctgacacaaaaaaaaaatgcatatggaCAACAGAAACAGAGTGTGATGTTACTGATGTGCTCAGGAATGTAAAAGAGACCTATACAGCACACATACTGTCTGTCATGCCCTCAGAGATGGATAACTTTGAAGAACCACCATTTGCAGTCTCTGAAAAATTTACGCCTTATAGTCAGA CTGTTCTGGGAAAACCAGAGATACAGAACTACACGCAAAAAGGCTCCAAACTGAATGTTGTGATCCAAGATCCGCTTACACCATACACATTTCCTAATGGAAGCTTTCAAAGTATTCGAGATATTTTCCAACATGACCTGGAATACAAACTGTATTACTGGAAAGATCAAAGTTCTGGAAAG aaagatgcaacaacaaaaagccatgTATTTGAAGTAAGTGTTGACAGCACAAAGAACTATTGCTTCTACGTACAGGGAGTAATTCCCACCCGCAGAGAAAACCGTAATGGTCAGGAAAGCATGGTGCTTTGTACCAGTATAGGAAGAAACATCTTAGATG AGTATGGAGCAGAAGTCTTTATCATCACAGCAGTGATAGCAATTGCAGTCATCACTCTTGCCATTGTCCTACCAGTGATCCTGTGTAAAcgcaagaaagcaaaagctgcaagagaaaaggaacCGCTTAATGGTgtttaa